A genome region from Phoenix dactylifera cultivar Barhee BC4 chromosome 18, palm_55x_up_171113_PBpolish2nd_filt_p, whole genome shotgun sequence includes the following:
- the LOC120104403 gene encoding transcription factor MYC2-like, whose amino-acid sequence MNMWTDENASMMEAFIASSSDLPPFHWPPPTAPPYAAAPAAHVPSSSSSQSTVTSDASHLSQESLQHRLQTLIEGPRENWTYAIFWQSSGDAASSATVLGWGDGYYKGCEEDKRKRRRGGPAADQEHRKRVLRELNSLISGGSGVAAPDDTVEEEVTDTEWFFLVSMTESFVGGTRLPGQALLTGAPAWLAGREQMAASPCERARQAQAFGLQTMACFPVGSGVVELGSTERILQSSEILTKVRALFRFGGREAAATGSWPPPPPCQSEGETDPSVLWVPGPIVHASAAPGSSVSKPSFPFENPISIGLNENPSSIPAPHRSPPPPPQSSSTNPQTQSFLTRDFSFSEFGLNAYPSPPICKPESGDFSNYGDSKRNPSTPAANGGLFFHHEISAEGKNKKSAVATSRGSNEEGILSFSSAAIATAASARPSPSSGGAGLFTGDSDHSDLEASVREVESSRVAEPEKRPRKRGRKPANGREEPLNHVEAERQRREKLNQRFYALRAVVPNVSKMDKASLLADAVSYISELRSKLQSLELDKERLQCQVDALKEERDSASARPRPLLDLDPKAMMNGCGRCHGVEVEAKILGSEAMIRVQSDKRFHPAARLMMALRELDLEVNYASVSVVKDLMIQQATVKMLSRSYTQEQLAAALLARVAEPPPLH is encoded by the coding sequence ATGAACATGTGGACCGACGAGAACGCCTCGATGATGGAGGCGTTCATTGCCTCTTCCTCCGACCTACCGCCCTTCCACTGGCCGCCGCCGACTGCGCCGCCGTACGCGGCGGCCCCGGCGGCCCAcgttccctcctcctcctcctcccagtCCACCGTCACCTCGGATGCCTCCCACCTCAGCCAGGAGAGCCTCCAGCATAGGCTTCAAACCTTGATCGAGGGGCCGCGGGAGAACTGGACCTATGCCATCTTCTGGCAGTCCTCCGGCGACGCGGCCTCCAGCGCCACCGTCCTCGGCTGGGGCGACGGCTACTACAAGGGCTGCGAGGAGGACAAGCGGAAGCGCAGGCGCGGCGGTCCGGCGGCGGATCAGGAGCACCGTAAGCGCGTGCTCCGGGAGCTCAATTCGCTCATCTCCGGCGGCTCCGGGGTTGCCGCGCCCGACGACACGGTGGAGGAGGAGGTCACGGACACGGAGTGGTTCTTCTTGGTGTCAATGACGGAATCTTTTGTCGGCGGAACCCGGCTCCCTGGCCAGGCCCTTCTCACCGGAGCGCCGGCGTGGCTCGCCGGAAGGGAGCAGATGGCCGCCTCGCCGTGCGAGCGGGCGCGGCAGGCCCAGGCGTTCGGGCTCCAGACCATGGCCTGCTTCCCCGTAGGCTCCGGCGTCGTCGAGCTCGGATCGACGGAGCGGATCTTGCAGAGCTCCGAGATCCTGACCAAGGTCCGGGCCCTATTCAGGTTTGGAGGCCGCGAGGCGGCAGCCACCGGAtcctggccgccgccgccgccgtgccAGTCCGAGGGCGAGACCGATCCGTCCGTCCTCTGGGTCCCCGGTCCGATCGTCCACGCCTCTGCCGCTCCCGGGAGCTCGGTCTCGAAGCCCTCTTTCCCGTTCGAAAACCCTATCTCCATCGGTCTCAATGAAAATCCTAGCTCGATCCCGGCCCCCCATcgctcgccgccgccgccgcctcagAGCAGCAGTACCAATCCCCAGACCCAATCCTTCCTCACGAGAGACTTCAGCTTCTCCGAATTCGGATTGAACGCCTACCCTTCCCCCCCGATCTGCAAGCCAGAATCCGGCGACTTCTCGAATTATGGCGATAGCAAGCGGAATCCTTCCACCCCCGCCGCCAACGGCGGCCTCTTCTTCCACCACGAGATCTCCGCCGAGGGCAAGAACAAGAAATCCGCAGTGGCCACATCGAGGGGGAGCAACGAGGAGGGGATTCTCTCCTTCTCATCAGCCGCCATAGCGACGGCAGCCTCGGCccgcccctccccctcctccggcGGCGCCGGGCTGTTTACGGGCGACTCAGACCATTCCGACCTCGAAGCATCAGTTCGGGAGGTGGAGAGCAGCAGGGTGGCGGAGCCGGAGAAGCGGCCAAGGAAGCGCGGTCGGAAGCCGGCCAACGGCCGGGAGGAGCCGCTCAACCACGTTGAGGCCGAGCGGCAGCGCCGGGAGAAGCTCAATCAGCGATTCTACGCCCTCCGTGCCGTAGTCCCGAATGTGTCCAAGATGGACAAAGCCTCCCTCCTCGCCGACGCGGTCTCCTACATCAGTGAGCTCCGGTCCAAGCTCCAATCTCTAGAGCTGGACAAAGAACGCCTCCAATGCCAAGTTGATGCCCTCAAGGAGGAGAGGGACTCTGCATCGGCCCGCCCGCGGCCGCTGCTCGATCTTGACCCCAAGGCCATGATGAACGGCTGCGGGAGGTGCCACGGGGTGGAGGTGGAGGCGAAGATACTCGGGTCGGAGGCCATGATTCGAGTACAGAGCGACAAGAGGTTCCATCCGGCCGCGAGGCTGATGATGGCTCTCAGGGAGCTTGATCTTGAAGTCAATTATGCCAGTGTCTCAGTGGTCAAGGACCTCATGATCCAACAGGCCACAGTCAAGATGCTGAGCCGGAGCTACACTCAGGAGCAGCTCGCCGCCGCACTCCTCGCCCGAGTTGCCGAGCCACCCCCCCTCCATTGA
- the LOC120104404 gene encoding WEB family protein At3g02930, chloroplastic-like, translating into MLPSKSKSGLSDTPINKTTPATPRVSKVSRAGSTRSDSALPSPVQKRRLSVDRSPKSVDRSPKSVESKPATKTSSTDKQPRTLKGSELQAQLAVAQEDLKKAKQQFDSVEQEKIRVLEELEDAKRLADDANEKLKEAIVAQKRAEENLEIEKFRADELEQVGIDAAQEKEEEWKKELENIRNQHAMDVSKLLSITQELQRVKHDLEMATEAKNSALSHADGAMKIAEINAEKLEFLSGELDRLKSLLDSKLESVNNEAAEMVKKLDSEVDALKQELERTKAAEEKLIEMESLAEGLQIELTGAKKAESDLTKLADEWKKAAELLEVQLEESKQSEKAFSDSLAPAMKQLEESNALLEHAKSEIGTLKGKMESLDIEVARHKTDLDESHRRLYLAQQEALDMGKTVEVLKSKLQMVEEEKLQALNNEKDAASNIEGLTEERNKLIDEVNIARDEGEKVKKAMEGLASALHEVSTEARETQERLLTKQAEIEDAHAQIERLKSALKNTEERYEVMLDEARYEIVCLKKTVERLETEAQSFSGEWEEKELNFMTAIKESDEELASLKVEMAKVVDALTGAEREAKAAKDDAVQMTTNLREADSKGTAANEAAEEAKAESLQMKESLLDKENELQSITQENDDLRIREAAALEKVKELSALLAEATAKKTEENGELSNREKDFDLLPNTSESPDVNANESEAEKMKSETPSGKLEGCWTEEPKPREANDNVDQNDEEEPLEVKMWESCKVVDKILASEREPEAESIDDDLDSKIDSGSFDQINGLSENMDNGATSPTKQQRQKKKKALLHKFGSLLKKKGNHK; encoded by the exons ATGCTTCCATCCAAATCTAA ATCTGGCTTATCTGACACTCCAATTAACAAAACCACACCAGCTACCCCTCGGGTTAGCAAAGTAAGCAGGGCCGGATCCACCAGGTCGGACTCTGCGTTGCCATCCCCTGTGCAGAAGCGACGCTTATCAGTTGATCGGTCACCGAAATCAGTTGATCGGTCGCCGAAATCAGTTGAGTCAAAGCCTGCCACTAAGACCAGTAGTACTGAT AAACAACCGCGGACATTGAAGGGATCGGAGCTTCAGGCACAATTGGCTGTTGCTCAGGAAGACCTGAAGAAGGCAAAGCAGCAGTTTGATTCAGTAGAGCAAGAGAAGATCCGGGTTCTTGAGGAATTAGAGGATGCAAAGAGATTGGCTGACGATGCAAATGAGAAGCTCAAGGAAGCTATTGTTGCTCAGAAGAGAGCCGAGGAGAACTTGGAGATCGAGAAGTTCCGGGCAGATGAATTGGAACAGGTGGGCATTGATGCTGCCcaggaaaaggaggaagaatggAAGAAAGAGCTTGAGAACATCCGGAACCAACATGCCATGGATGTCTCAAAATTGCTTTCCATAACTCAGGAACTTCAGAGAGTGAAACATGATCTAGAAATGGCCACTGAAGCAAAGAACTCTGCCCTCAGCCATGCTGATGGTGCCATGAAAATCGCCGAGATCAATGCAGAAAAGTTGGAGTTTTTGTCTGGGGAACTTGACCGTTTAAAATCCTTGCTGGATTCAAAGCTGGAGAGTGTGAATAATGAAGCAGCAGAAATGGTTAAGAAGTTGGATTCTGAAGTTGACGCTTTGAAGCAAGAACTTGAGAGAACAAAGGCAGCTGAGGAGAAGTTGATTGAGATGGAATCATTGGCTGAAGGGCTTCAGATTGAACTGACTGGTGCCAAGAAAGCTGAATCAGATTTAACTAAGCTCGCTGATGAGTGGAAGAAGGCGGCAGAGTTGTTAGAGGTTCAGTTAGAGGAATCAAAGCAGTCTGAAAAAGCCTTTTCGGATTCCTTGGCACCTGCAATGAAACAGCTGGAGGAAAGCAATGCTTTGTTGGAACATGCCAAATCTGAGATCGGTACTCTTAAAGGAAAGATGGAATCCTTGGATATTGAGGTCGCTAGGCACAAAACTGATCTTGATGAATCACATAGGCGTCTTTATTTAGCCCAGCAGGAGGCATTGGACATGGGGAAGACAGTTGAAGTATTAAAATCCAAACTTCAGATGGTGGAGGAGGAAAAGTTGCAGGCACTGAACAACGAGAAGGATGCGGCATCAAACATTGAAGGCCTGACGGAGGAAAGGAACAAACTGATTGATGAGGTTAATATTGCTAGAGATGAAGGGGAAAAGGTCAAGAAAGCAATGGAAGGTTTAGCTTCAGCTTTGCATGAGGTGTCTACCGAAGCTAGGGAAACACAAGAAAGACTTTTAACAAAGCAAGCTGAAATTGAAGATGCCCATGCTCAGATAGAGCGACTGAAATCAGCTCTCAAGAACACTGAAGAGAGGTATGAGGTCATGCTTGATGAAGCGAGATATGAGATCGTTTGCCTCAAGAAAACTGTGGAAAGACTTGAAACAGAAGCTCAAAGCTTCAGCGGTGAGTGGGAAGAAAAAGAGCTTAATTTTATGACTGCTATTAAAGAGTCAGATGAAGAACTTGCTTCTCTCAAGGTTGAAATGGCAAAGGTGGTGGATGCACTCACAGGAGCAGAGCGTGAAGCAAAAGCTGCAAAGGATGATGCAGTCCAGATGACAACTAATCTAAGAGAAGCTGATTCCAAGGGAACTGCTGCTAATGAAGCAGCAGAAGAAGCAAAGGCTGAGAGTTTGCAGATGAAGGAAAGTTTATTGGACAAGGAGAATGAGCTGCAGAGCATCACTCAGGAGAATGATGACCTTCGGATCCGGGAAGCAGCAGCCCTAGAGAAAGTCAAAGAGCTGTCTGCATTGCTCGCAGAGGCCACTGCCAAGAAAACTGAGGAAAATGGCGAGCTATCAAACAGGGAGAAAGATTTTGACCTGCTGCCAAACACTTCTGAGTCTCCCGACGTAAATGCCAATGAGAGTGAAGCAGAAAAAATGAAGTCAGAAACACCCTCAGGAAAGCTCGAAGGTTGTTGGACAGAAGAACCAAAACCCAGAGAAGCTAATGACAATGTAGATCAAAATGATGAGGAGGAACCTCTGGAAGTGAAAATGTGGGAAAGTTGCAAGGTCGTGGACAAGATTCTTGCATCAGAGAGGGAGCCTGAGGCAGAATCAATAGATGATGATCTAGACTCAAAGATAGATAGTGGTAGCTTTGATCAGATAAATGGATTATCTGAAAACATGGATAATGGGGCTACTTCGCCTACCAAGCAGCAGcggcaaaagaaaaagaaggctttgCTCCACAAATTTGGGAGCCTactgaagaagaagggaaaccaTAAGTAG